The Brucella melitensis bv. 1 str. 16M nucleotide sequence GAAAATGCTCTGGGCTGTCGTGACGAATGGAAATGTTTTCGGACTGCTTGCCGCAAACTCTTATAAAAACAATCACAACGCGCCCGGATAGACCCTGATCGGGCGGTTATCCTTTACGGATTCCATCACCACGAAGGTGGATGTGCTTGCCACATTGGGCAGGCTGGAGATTTTTTCGCCCAGCACCTCGCGGTAGCGCCGGATGTTGGGTGTGCGCACTTTCAGGAGATAGTCGAAGGAGCTGGCGATCATGTGGCATTCCTCTACCTCGCGTATCTTGCGCACCGCCACATTGAACGCTTCAAGTGCTGCCTCCCGCGTATCCGATAATTTGACCGTTGTGAAAGCGATATGGTCGAGGCCCAGTTTTTCCGGGTCGATGGCTGCGCGAAAACCCAGAATATAGCCTTCATCGACCAGTCTTTTCAGTCGCGCCTGACATGGCGTCTTGGAAAGGCCGACCCTTTTCGACAGTTCCGTCACCGGGATGCGCCCATCTTCGCTCAGGACCTCCAGAATGCGCCGGTCGAACTGATCCATATCGTCTAGCGAGTCTATCTTTCGCATTCTATAAGCCTTCATAGGAGGTAATAATAAGATCGGATTGCCTATTTATAGCTAAAAAGAGGGCAGAATGGAATTTATGCGGATGATAATGTGCAACTAAATTAAAGAAGGGCTATCCTTGAGTGACATCTGGGGCCTTTTCCTTTTTGTGAGCAGTGCACCATGACCGATAATATTTCTGTTTCCAAAGTGGCCGTTTTCCAGAATTTTGCGCCGCCGATCCGCGAGCAAAGCGCACTGAGGCAAGCGATCACTGCCGCTTATCGCCGCCCCGAAGCCGAATGCGTTTCAGCGCTGGCCGAGCAGGCAACCTTGCCGGAGGAGACGCGCCAGCAAATCCGTTCCACCGCCCGCAAGCTGATCGAAGCGCTGCGTGCCAAGCATAAGGGCACCGGCATCGAAGGTCTGGTGCATGAATATTCGCTGTCGAGCCAGGAAGGCGTGGCGCTGATGTGCCTTGCCGAAGCCTTGCTGCGCATTCCCGATATGGCGACGCGCGATGCGCTGATCCGCGACAAGATATCGAATGGCGACTGGAAATCCCACATTGGCGGCGGGCGCTCGCTTTTCGTCAATGCTGCGACATGGGGCCTGGTCGTTACCGGCAAGCTCACCAATACCGTCAATGATCGTGGCCTTTCCGCCGCTCTTACCCGCCTCATCGCCCGCTGCGGCGAGCCGGTCATCCGTCGCGGCGTGGACATGGCCATGCGCATGATGGGCGAGCAGTTCGTCACCGGCGAAACCATCGATGAGGCGTTGAAACGCGCCAAGGAGCTGGAAGAGCGCGGCTTCCGCTATTCCTACGACATGCTGGGCGAGGCCGCGACCACCGCCGCCGATGCAGAGCGTTATTATAAGGATTATGAAACCGCGATCCACGCCATCGGTCGTGCTTCCGCAGGGCGCGGCATTTATGATGGTCCCGGCATTTCCATCAAGCTTTCGGCGCTTCACCCGCGTTATACCCGCGCGCAAAGTGAGCGCGTCATGGGTGAACTTCTGCCGAAGGTGAAGGCACTCGCGGCCATCGCCAAGTCCTATAATATCGGCCTCAATATCGACGCGGAGGAGGCCGACCGTCTTGAACTGTCGCTCGACCTGTTGCAAAGCCTTTGCGAAGACCCTGATCTGGCAGGCTGGGATGGCATCGGCTTCGTGGTGCAGGCCTATGGCAAGCGCTGCCCCCTCGTGCTTGATTTCATCATCGATCTGGCTCGCCGCACCAAGCGCCGCGTCATGGTGCGTCTGGTGAAGGGCGCCTATTGGGATGCGGAGATCAAGCGTGCGCAGGTGGATGGGCTGGAGGATTTTCCGGTCTATACCCGCAAGGTGCATACGGACGTTTCCTATATTGCCTGCGCGCGCAAGCTTCTGGCCGCGACGGATGTGATCTTTCCGCAATTTGCGACCCATAACGCGCAGACACTCGCCACGATCTATCATCTGGCCGGGCCGGATTTCAAAACCGGTAAGTTTGAGTTCCAATGCCTGCACGGCATGGGTGAGCCGCTTTATGATGAAGTCGTCGGCCCCGAAAAGCTCGGTCGCCCGGCCCGCATTTATGCACCGGTCGGCACGCATGAAACGCTGCTCGCCTATCTCGTCCGCCGCCTTCTTGAAAACGGCGCGAACTCCTCCTTCGTCAACCGTATTGGCGACAAAAACGTCTCGGTCGATGAGCTGATCGCCGATCCGGTGGAAGTCGTCCGGTCGATGGCTGTCGTCGGTGCGCGTCATGACCAGATTGCGCTGCCGGAAAATCTCTATGGCGCGCGCCGCAATTCCGCAGGCTTTGATCTTTCCAATGAGGTGACGCTTGCGGAACTGAGCAAAACCTTGAAGGAAACGGCAGGCCGTGCATGGACCGCCGAACCGCAGGTGGCGGGTGCAAAGGTGAAGGGCGTAAGCCGTCCGGTTCTCAATCCCGGCGACCGGAATGATGTTGTCGGCACCGTAACGGAAATCGCAGAGGCCGATGTGGCAAAGGCGATGAAGGCAGCGCAAACCGCGACCACAAGCTGGTCCGCGGTTGCGCCCGCAGAACGCGCCGCCTGTCTGGAGCGCGCAGCCGATATCATGCAGCGCGACATGCCGGCTCTGCTCGGCCTCGTCATGCGCGAGGCGGGCAAGTCCATGCCGAACGCCATTGCCGAAGTGCGTGAAGCCATCGATTTCCTGCGCTATTATGCCGAACAGACCCGCCGCACGCTTGGCGTCGGCCACAAGGCGCTTGGCCCTGTCGTCTGCATCAGCCCGTGGAACTTCCCGCTGGCAATCTTCACCGGCCAGATTGCGGCTGCACTTGTTGCAGGCAATCCGGTTCTGGCAAAGCCTGCCGAGGAAACCCCGCTGATCGCCGCTGAGGGCGTGCGCATTCTGCATGAGGGGGGCATTCCGGCGGATGCGCTCCAGCTTCTGCCGGGTGATGGCCGCATTGGCGCCGCGCTGGTTGCAGCACCGGAAACTTGCGGCGTAATGTTCACCGGCTCCACCGAGGTGGCGCGGCTCATCCAGGCGCAGCTTGCCTCGCGCCTGCTGCCGAACGGAAAGCCGGTCCCGCTCATTGCCGAAACGGGCGGTCAGAACGCCATGATCGTGGATTCCTCGGCACTTGCCGAGCAGGTGGTGTTTGATGTCATCGCTTCGGCTTTCGATAGCGCCGGCCAGCGCTGTTCGGCGCTGCGTGTCCTCTGCTTGCAGGAAGATGTGGCCGACCGCATTCTCACCATGCTCAAGGGCGCCTTGCGTGAGCTTTCCATTGGCCGCACGGACCAGCTCAAGGTCGATATCGGCCCGGTTATCACCGATGAGGCGAAGAACACCATTGAAAAGCATATTCAGGCCATGCGCGATCTTGGCCGCAAGGTGGAACAGCTTCCCCTTGGCCCGGAAACGCAGAACGGCACTTTTGTTGCGCCGACAATCATCGAGATTGAATCGCTGCGCGATCTCAAGCGCGAAGTGTTCGGCCCGGTCCTGCATGTGGTTCGTTACAAGCGCGACGACATGGAAAGCCTGATCGATGATATCAATTCGACCGGCTATGGGCTTACTTTTGGTTTGCATACGCGCCTTGACGAGACGATTGCCAATGTTGCGGATCGCATCCGTGTCGGCAATATCTATATCAATCGCAACATTATCGGCGCAGTGGTGGGCGTGCAGCCTTTCGGCGGGCGTGGCCTTTCCGGCACCGGCCCGAAGGCGGGCGGTCCGCTCTATCTTGGCCGTCTGGTCGAAACCGCGCCGATCCCGCCGCGTCACGCTTCGGTTCATACCGATGCGGCGCTGAAGGACTTTGCCCGGTGGCTCGGCAATCGCGGCATGAACGATCTGGCGCAGGCGGCGCGCGATACCGGCAGTGCTTCGGCGCTCGGTCTCGAACTCGAACTGCCGGGCCCGGTTGGCGAGCGCAATCTCTATGCTCTCCACCCGCGCGGGCGCGTGCTTCTGGTCCCCCAGACCGAAATTGGCCTCTATCGCCAATTGACGGCGGTGCTGGCAACCGGCAACACTGCGGTCATCGACGAGGCTTGCGGTTTGCGCGCCGTGTTGAAGGATCTGCCGGAAACAGTTGCCGCGCGCGCCATCTGGACGGGCGACTGGCAGGCGGATGCGCCTTTTGCCGGAGCACTTATCGAAGGCGACAGCGCGCGCATCAAGGAGGTGAACTCCAGGATCGCCGCCCTGCCGGGACCGCTCGTACTCACACAG carries:
- the putA gene encoding trifunctional transcriptional regulator/proline dehydrogenase/L-glutamate gamma-semialdehyde dehydrogenase; this encodes MTDNISVSKVAVFQNFAPPIREQSALRQAITAAYRRPEAECVSALAEQATLPEETRQQIRSTARKLIEALRAKHKGTGIEGLVHEYSLSSQEGVALMCLAEALLRIPDMATRDALIRDKISNGDWKSHIGGGRSLFVNAATWGLVVTGKLTNTVNDRGLSAALTRLIARCGEPVIRRGVDMAMRMMGEQFVTGETIDEALKRAKELEERGFRYSYDMLGEAATTAADAERYYKDYETAIHAIGRASAGRGIYDGPGISIKLSALHPRYTRAQSERVMGELLPKVKALAAIAKSYNIGLNIDAEEADRLELSLDLLQSLCEDPDLAGWDGIGFVVQAYGKRCPLVLDFIIDLARRTKRRVMVRLVKGAYWDAEIKRAQVDGLEDFPVYTRKVHTDVSYIACARKLLAATDVIFPQFATHNAQTLATIYHLAGPDFKTGKFEFQCLHGMGEPLYDEVVGPEKLGRPARIYAPVGTHETLLAYLVRRLLENGANSSFVNRIGDKNVSVDELIADPVEVVRSMAVVGARHDQIALPENLYGARRNSAGFDLSNEVTLAELSKTLKETAGRAWTAEPQVAGAKVKGVSRPVLNPGDRNDVVGTVTEIAEADVAKAMKAAQTATTSWSAVAPAERAACLERAADIMQRDMPALLGLVMREAGKSMPNAIAEVREAIDFLRYYAEQTRRTLGVGHKALGPVVCISPWNFPLAIFTGQIAAALVAGNPVLAKPAEETPLIAAEGVRILHEGGIPADALQLLPGDGRIGAALVAAPETCGVMFTGSTEVARLIQAQLASRLLPNGKPVPLIAETGGQNAMIVDSSALAEQVVFDVIASAFDSAGQRCSALRVLCLQEDVADRILTMLKGALRELSIGRTDQLKVDIGPVITDEAKNTIEKHIQAMRDLGRKVEQLPLGPETQNGTFVAPTIIEIESLRDLKREVFGPVLHVVRYKRDDMESLIDDINSTGYGLTFGLHTRLDETIANVADRIRVGNIYINRNIIGAVVGVQPFGGRGLSGTGPKAGGPLYLGRLVETAPIPPRHASVHTDAALKDFARWLGNRGMNDLAQAARDTGSASALGLELELPGPVGERNLYALHPRGRVLLVPQTEIGLYRQLTAVLATGNTAVIDEACGLRAVLKDLPETVAARAIWTGDWQADAPFAGALIEGDSARIKEVNSRIAALPGPLVLTQAASPEDLAANQDAYCLNWLLEEVSTSINTTAAGGNASLMAIG
- a CDS encoding Lrp/AsnC family transcriptional regulator → MRKIDSLDDMDQFDRRILEVLSEDGRIPVTELSKRVGLSKTPCQARLKRLVDEGYILGFRAAIDPEKLGLDHIAFTTVKLSDTREAALEAFNVAVRKIREVEECHMIASSFDYLLKVRTPNIRRYREVLGEKISSLPNVASTSTFVVMESVKDNRPIRVYPGAL